One Camelina sativa cultivar DH55 chromosome 3, Cs, whole genome shotgun sequence genomic window carries:
- the LOC104775847 gene encoding protein TIFY 11A, with protein MYSMSSRNENVKAQAPEKSDFTRRCSLLSRYLKEKGSFGNIDLGLFQIPSSGLGFTGKSDLPGKQNALQRAEHCKGEPSNSSGCKVKDADLSESQPESSQLTIFFGGKVIVYNEFPADKAKVIMDVAKQAKPVTEVNNIQIQINVENSNNKSNIQTQIHVENNNDNKSNMVLPDLNEPTNTADTDHSHPTMEQQKQQEQNQIVERIARRASLHRFFAKRKDRAVARAPYQVNQNAGHHRYPPKPETVAGQPLEPGQSSQRTNDAVAQTMAQPKSDCDKDVTMDIEEDQNSKDLDLRL; from the exons ATGTACAGCATGTCGTCAAGAAATGAAAATGTTAAGGCACAAGCGCCGGAGAAATCAGATTTTACCCGGAGATGTAGTTTGCTCAGCCGTTACTTGAAGGAGAAGGGCAGCTTCGGTAACATAGATCTTGGTTTGTTCCAAATACCTTCTTCCGGTCTAGGGTTTACCGGAAAATCCGATCTACCAG GGAAACAAAATGCGTTGCAGAGGGCAGAGCATTGCAAAGGCGAACCCTCTAATTCATCTGGATGCAAAGTCAAAGATGCCGACCTCAG TGAATCACAGCCAGAAAGTTCTCAGCTGACCATATTCTTCGGAGGGAAAGTTATAGTATACAATGAGTTCCCTGCAGACAAAGCTAAAGTGATAATGGACGTCGCTAAACAAGCCAAGCCTGTGACTGAGGTTAACAACATTCAGATACAAATCAATGTCGaaaacagcaacaacaaaagcaacatTCAGACACAAATCCATGTCGAaaacaacaacgacaacaaaaGCAATATGGTTCTTCCTGATCTTAATGAACCTACAAATACTGCTGATACTGATCATAGTCACCCTACAATGGAACAACAGAAgcaacaagaacaaaatcagaTCGTGGAACGTATAGCACGTAGAGCCTCGCTTCATCGATTCTTTGCTAAACGGAAAGACAG AGCTGTAGCTAGAGCTCCATACCAAGTTAACCAAAACGCGGGTCATCATCGTTATCCTCCGAAGCCAGAGACTGTAGCCGGTCAACCACTAGAGCCAGGACAGTCGTCACAAAGAACGAACGACGCTGTTGCTCAAACCATGGCCCAGCCCAAATCAGATTGTGATAAAGATGTTACAATGGATATTGAAGAAGACCAAAATTCGAAAGATCTCGATCTAAGGCTATAG
- the LOC104775850 gene encoding uncharacterized protein LOC104775850, translating into MKFFGWMQTKLNVDHNRPSTSSASSHHVKQEPREEFNDWPNALLAIGTFGTTSNRMSENEGKSVVHEEVETEKKCTTQAEQEEEPSSSDDLEDFTPEEVGKLQKELMKLLSRTKKRKSDVNRELMKNLPLDRFLNCPSSLEVDRRISNALSAVVDLSEEKGEDMERTINVILGRCKEISIESKKNNKKRDISKTSASYLFKKIFVCADGFSTAPKPSLRDTLQESRMEKLLKMMIHKKINAQASSKPTSSTTKRCLRDKKQLSLKSEEEEEEETNERRSSSDGYKWVKTDSDCEFSSDP; encoded by the exons atgaag TTCTTCGGGTGGATGCAAACCAAGCTTAATGTGGATCATAACAGACCAAgcacttcctctgcttcttctc ATCATGTGAAGCAAGAGCCAAGAGAGGAGTTTAACGACTGGCCTAACGCGCTGCTAGCTATTGGAACATTCGGTACAACAAGCAACAGAATGAGCGAAAACGAGGGGAAGAGCGTTGTTCATGAAGAGGTTGAAACGGAAAAGAAGTGTACCACACAAGCCGAGCAAGAAGAAgagccttcttcttctgacGATCTTGAAGATTTCACTCCCGAGGAGGTCGGAAAGCTCCAGAAAGAGTTGATGAAGCTCTtgtcaagaacaaagaaaaggaaGTCTGATGTGAATAGAGAACTCATGAAAAATCTTCCTTTGGATAGATTCTTGAACTGTCCATCGAGTTTAGAAGTCGATAGGCGAATCAGCAATGCGCTTAGCGCTGTTGTGGATTTGTCAGAGGAGAAGGGGGAAGATATGGAGCGAACGATTAACGTTATTCTAGGTAGATGCAAAGAGATATCAATAGAGAGTAAGAAGAATAATAAGAAGAGAGACATAAGCAAGACCTCTGCCTCCTATCTTTTCAAGAAGATCTTTGTCTGCGCAGATGGGTTTTCTACAGCCCCAAAACCTAGCTTGAGAGACACgcttcaagaatcaagaatggaGAAG ttattgaagatgatgatacaTAAGAAGATTAATGCTCAAGCCTCCTCGAAACCAACATCATCGACGACAAAGAGATGCTTACGAGACAAGAAACAGCTCTCACtaaagagtgaagaagaagaagaagaagaaaccaacgaAAGAAGAAGTAGTAGCGACGGATATAAATGGGTCAAAACAGACTCTGACTGTGAGTTTTCATCAGATCCT